The Haloferax sp. Atlit-12N region CCTCCATGTCGGCCTTGTTGACGACGAACAGGTCGCCGATTTCGAGGATGCCCGCCTTGAGCATCTGCACGTCGTCGCCGCTGCCGGGCTGGACGAGGACGACGACCGTGTCCGCGGTCTTCACCACGTCAACCTCGTTTTGCCCCGCGCCGACCGTCTCGATGATGATGCGGTCTTTCCCGAAGGCGTCGAGCGCCTTCACGGCGTCCGCGGTGGCGGTCGAGAGGCCGCCGAGCTGGCCGCGAGCGCTCATCGACCGGAAGAACACGTCCATGTCGCCGACGTTCGAGGCCATTCGGATGCGGTCGCCGAGGACGGCCCCGCCGGTGTACGGCGAGGAGGGATCCACGGCGATGACGCCGACCGTCTCGCCCTGGTCGCGGTAGTGCTTCGCCAGTTTGTCCACGAGCGTCGATTTGCCGGCACCCGGACTGCCCGTGATGCCGACGACGGACGCGTCGCCCGTGTGCGCGTGGAGTTCCGAGACGATGTCTCGGTAGCCCGGCGACTGCGACTCGATTTTCGTGATGGCCCGCGCGAGCGCCCGGTGCTCGCCGTCGAGGAGTCGCTTGACGAGGTCGGATTCGACCGCCCGACTCATCGTCACGGTCGCTCGGGCGCGTTTTCCTTCACGAAGTCGATGGTCTCCTGCATCGGCGTCCCGGGACCGAAGATGGCGTCGACGCCCTGTTCGAGGAGCCCCGGCCGGTCTTCTTCGGGGATG contains the following coding sequences:
- the meaB gene encoding methylmalonyl Co-A mutase-associated GTPase MeaB, translating into MSRAVESDLVKRLLDGEHRALARAITKIESQSPGYRDIVSELHAHTGDASVVGITGSPGAGKSTLVDKLAKHYRDQGETVGVIAVDPSSPYTGGAVLGDRIRMASNVGDMDVFFRSMSARGQLGGLSTATADAVKALDAFGKDRIIIETVGAGQNEVDVVKTADTVVVLVQPGSGDDVQMLKAGILEIGDLFVVNKADMEGASRTVAELQEMIHLRDDPRANLDTGHHGADAFDDGPDAADGHGPDDADADADEPPVWTPQVLETVATTGEGIDELVEMLDEHRDYLDASGELAEKARKRAGEEIRQLLRSDVNRLLEAELDRRGGVEEFAEAVVEKETDPYAVAEDVLEPFRECLDGRDD